The Hyalangium minutum DNA segment ACTCCCGATGAGCGGGCGAAGCTGGAGAGGCTCAGCTCCAAAGAGGCGTATGACGCGTTTCTTCTCGCGGCTCGCGCGGTCGAGGTGAACACGCTTCAGGAGTGCAAGGCGAACGCAGTGCTCGTCCACGACACGGTGACGCGCGGGGTCGAGGCGGTGCTGAGCCATGAGGCGGAGCTGGGCCAGCTTCCCGATGTCGATGTGGAAGAGCTGCGCTCCCTTCCGTGGCTCGTGCAGGGGCTGGCGTTCGCGATCCTGCAACAGCAGCGCAGCTGGAGCGCTGCGGGGAGGGGGTCCGCTGACGGTGCACTGCCTTCCCTGGCCGAGGCCACCGAGCTGCGCGACCGGTTCTGGACCTTGCTGCTCCAGCGCCATGATGCGCTGTGGCGGTGTGGAGCGTGGATCTATGGGCAGGAGGTGGACTCGCAGGTTCCACCACTGCAGGCCCGGCGCGGCTGGGAGGCGGCGGTGGGACAGCGCAACGGTACGTCGTCCTCGTCCGAGCCGGATTCCTCACCGGTCCGGCATCGGAGAAGGGAGCGGTTCGCCATCCGCATTGGCCCGGATTTGTCGAGACTCTGAAGCTGTGGATGACGCGAATTGAAGAATCTGGCGGAGCAGAAGTACCGCTCCGCTCTTTACCCACTCGCAAACACGTCCGAGAGGCTCGCGACCTTCAGGGCACGCTCAAACCACCGGTCGAGCGCATCCAGGTCTGTGCACGACAGGATGCGTTGGCGAGCATCCGTGTCTACGGCGATACCCCTCGTCGTCAAGATGCGAACAACTCCCTCGGCGCGCTCCCTCGCTCGCCCCTCGACCCACCCTTTTTGGCGCCCCTCCTCTATGAGTTCGTCCGCCATGGTTCGCATCAGTTCCTCCTTCCGTTGCGCACCTGCCAGCGAATGTAACACGCGCCCCAGAGCCTCACGCGCGTCCGCGGCTCCGACCTTGAGCAGGTAGTAGACAATGGCGCGGAGTTCGGAGTTCCGGGTCCACCACACTGCCAGACTCGCGGCGCAGACTGGACCAGTCCACCCCGGCCACGAACTCCGGTGGCAACATGGCACGCAGTTCCGCTGCAGCCCGCTCGGGCTGGCCAAAAGCGAATCGTGCGAACAGATCGTGCGGGCCGGACATGCGAGGCGGCATCCAGCACGACGCGTGCCAACACGAAGATTCAGAGCGTCCGCAGGGAAAAGCCCTCAGCTCAGGCGTGCGACGAGTCTCGTCCGGTGGACGGTGCGTCCACCGTGGGAGACAGCTCCACCGCTACAGCCAGCTCGTCACGGAGTGCCCGAGTTCCTTCAGTACCCGCTCGGCGGCCTTTACTCCGAACCAGTTGGCTTCCTCGAACAGCGCCATGCCTCCCAGGTCCGTGTGCGCAAAGTGCAGCGTGCGCCCCAGGCTCTCCTGCGCCGCGAACCGCGCCGGGCCCCACATGAACCCCGGAGAAGGCCGCACCATTGCGTGCCCCCACCGCATCACCTCCAGCCGCAGGGCCTGCTCCTCGATGCCTGGGTGCGCCAACATCATGTCCGCCATCACCATCGCCTCCCACTCCCCGTAGCCCGCGGACAGTGCCTTCTCTCGCTCGGCTTTCACGTCCGCCCCCGCCATCGGCAGGTACCACGTCAGCACCGTAGGCCCGCCCTCGTACTGCCGCAGCGCCTGATGCGTCGCCACCACGTAACCCAAGCTCTTGCTCTCGTAGAGCACGTTGTCCCACGCCAGGGGGAATCCTCTTCCCCTCGGCGGCTTCGACAGCGTCAGGTTCGCCACCACCCACGGCCCGTACGTGAACGCGCCCATCCACTCGGGCCGCTGCTGCCGCCACGGCGCCACCACGTGGCCCGCCACGAAGCGCGGCCCCGCGAACACCACCTGCTTCGCCTGGAACGCCCGCGGTTTCCCTGTTCCCGCCTCCAGCGCCTCCACCCGGCAGCCCTCCGCCCCAGGCTCCACCGTGTGCACCAGCACGTGCCGCTCCACCTGCTTCGGCGACAGTGACGACAGCAATTGCCGGATCAACCGCCCGTTGCCCTCGGGCCAGCTCAGGAAGCCCTCGCTGCGCTCTCCCTTCCCGTACTGGCGCGCCGCGAAGTACCAGATGCCCGCCCACGCGGACACGTGCTCGGACGTCGCCCCGTAGTCATCCCGGCACGCGTAGTCCACCACCCACTTCAAGCGCGGCGAGCGGAAGCCCTCGGCCTCCATCCACTGCGCCATGCTCACCTTGTCGAGCGCCGTCCACTCCGCGTCGTCGCTCGACAGCGCCGTCGGCACCGCGAACGCCTTGCGCCCCTTCGCGTCCTTTGCCGCTCCGAACGCGTTCATCCGCGCCTCGAAGCGCTGCGCCTGCGCCAAGTCGTCCGCCGTGGCTCCCGCTCGCAGGTACAGCCCCTCGTACCACTCGCCCTGGTAGAACAGCCGCTCGTCTGGCTCGCGGATCAGCAGTTCCTCCGAGAACGTCGGATACCCCTCGGCGTCCGTCCCCGTCACCGCCCCCATTTCCCGCATCAGCCGCAGCACCGCCCCCTGCTCGCCCATTGGCGCTGGCAGATAGTGCGCGCCCCACGGATACGCGGACACCGAGTTCTTCCCCGAGCGCGACGTGCCCCCCACCTCGTCATCCAGCTCCACCACCCGCACGTCCTTCAACCCCGCCCCCGCCAACCGCCACGCCGCGGACAGCCCCGCCGCCCCCGCTCCAACGATGAGCACATCCACCGGCTCGGCCACCTCGGCACGCGGCAGCGGACCGCCCCGCAGGCGGTGCCCCGTCTCCACCGCCCGGTCCACGATGGCACCCGGCACCGGCTCCCGCTTCCGGGAGGTCCGGCACGCGCTGGCCGCCACCGCCGAGCCCAAGAACGCGGCAATCAGCTCCCGCCGCGTCAGTTCCACCGCCGCCACTCCTCCTCGTAGTAGTGCACCAGCACCTGGTTGTTCAGCCGATTCACCTCCACCGGCAACGGCCCCATGTCCGGCGCGAACTGCGTCAGGCTCTCCAGCGTCCGGTCATCCAGGAAGGACAGGCCCTCGGGCAGCGCTCGGCGGCGCGGCACGGGCTCGTGCGCCACCAGCACGTACCCCCACTCGCCGAACGAGGGCACCAGCGCGTGGTACGGCTCCGTCCAGAACCCCGCCGCCTTCAGCGTCGTGTCCACGCACCAGTACGAGCGCCGCGCGAACAACGGGCTCGTGCTCTGAATCACCGCCACCCCGTCCTTCGCCAGCCGCTTCTTCAGCAGCTTGTAGAAGCCCGTGGTGTACAGCTTCCCCAGCGCGAAGTTGTTCGGGTCCGGGAAGTCCACAATCACCACGTCGTAGAGCCCCTCACCCTCGGCCAGGAAGTTCATCGCGTCCGTGTTGATGACCTTCATCTTCGGGTGCGTCATCGAGTGGTGGTTGAGCTTCACCAGCTCCTCGTACTTCGTGGCCAGCCC contains these protein-coding regions:
- a CDS encoding Rpn family recombination-promoting nuclease/putative transposase is translated as MPPRMSGPHDLFARFAFGQPERAAAELRAMLPPEFVAGVDWSSLRRESGSVVDPELRTPRHCLLPAQGRSRGRA
- a CDS encoding FAD-dependent oxidoreductase; amino-acid sequence: MELTRRELIAAFLGSAVAASACRTSRKREPVPGAIVDRAVETGHRLRGGPLPRAEVAEPVDVLIVGAGAAGLSAAWRLAGAGLKDVRVVELDDEVGGTSRSGKNSVSAYPWGAHYLPAPMGEQGAVLRLMREMGAVTGTDAEGYPTFSEELLIREPDERLFYQGEWYEGLYLRAGATADDLAQAQRFEARMNAFGAAKDAKGRKAFAVPTALSSDDAEWTALDKVSMAQWMEAEGFRSPRLKWVVDYACRDDYGATSEHVSAWAGIWYFAARQYGKGERSEGFLSWPEGNGRLIRQLLSSLSPKQVERHVLVHTVEPGAEGCRVEALEAGTGKPRAFQAKQVVFAGPRFVAGHVVAPWRQQRPEWMGAFTYGPWVVANLTLSKPPRGRGFPLAWDNVLYESKSLGYVVATHQALRQYEGGPTVLTWYLPMAGADVKAEREKALSAGYGEWEAMVMADMMLAHPGIEEQALRLEVMRWGHAMVRPSPGFMWGPARFAAQESLGRTLHFAHTDLGGMALFEEANWFGVKAAERVLKELGHSVTSWL